The Rhizobium sp. WSM4643 genome contains the following window.
CGCCTACGGATGCAATATGGCGGTTCGCCTTTCACCCATTCTCGAGCACGCGCTGGCCTTCGATGAACAATTGCCGCTCTACGGCTGGCTCGAGGATGTCGATTTCAGTCGGTCCATCGCCCGCTATGGCAGGTCCGTCCGTGTCGAAGGTGCCCGCGGGGTGCACCTCGGCGTCAGATCCGGGCGCCAGCCCGGCCGAAGACTCGGCTATTCGCAGGTTGCCAATCCTGTCTACCTGACCCGCAAGGGCACGATGTCGAAGGGCCGTGCCGTTGCACAGATCGGCCGTAACATCCTGGCGAATACGCGGGGCCTGTTGTTCAATGATCGCTTGGTCGACCGTTGGGGACGTTTGAACGGCAATTTGCTGGCCCTGTCCGATCTTCTTATCGGCCGCGCCTCTCCGTCCCGCATTCTCGAATTCGGCAATCCCTCGTCGCGCGAGCTGCCTTCGCCGCCGATCGCAACGAAAAGGAGATAGCAGACATGCAGCGCACATCCTTGTCCGATCGCCTCATCTCCGCCGCCCTTGCCTTGCTGGTATCTTCCTGCGTAACCGGCTGGAGCGTCGCTCATGCGGAAAACTATACGCTCGTGCCGGAAGATCAGGTGCGACTGCGTGTCGTCGAATGGCGATCTTCGGATGCCCGGTATGCCAGCTGGGAGGCACTCGGCGGGACATATACGGTCGATGATACCGGCAATCTGGCGATCCCGATCGCTGGCCAGGTGCAGGCGATCGGCAAGACGACGGAACAGGTTTCCGATGCGATCGCCACTGCGCTCTCCGAAAAGGCCGAACTGCCGGGAAAACCGTTCATCGCGGTGGAGATCGCTCAACATGCACCGATCTTCGTAACCGGAACCGTGCAGACCCCTGGGCGCTATGCTTTTGAGGCCGATATGACGGTTATGAAGGCCGTCAGCATCGCCGGCGGCTTCCTTCGGGAGCGCGAGGAAAATACCGTCTTCGAGCGCGACCGGATCCAGGCCGCCGGCGCCTATCGAACCGCCATTCTCAACCGGCGCGATCTTCTGATGCGCCAGGCGCGGTTGCGCGCCGAGATTGCCGGCGAACAGAGTTTCGAGATCCCTGCCGAGCTCGCCGGAACGCCCGATGTGGACAAGCTGAAGGCGCAGGAATTGAACCTGATGCGGCTGCGACGCGTCGATATCGAAAGCCAGATCGAAGCGGCAAGCGACCTCAGCCGTCTCTACGGCCAGCAGGTCCAGTCTCTCGAGGCCAAGATCAATTCGCAAAAACGGCAGATCGACCTCGCGCAGAAGGAACTGGACAATGTCAACAGCCTGGTGAGCAAGGGCTTGGTCAGCAATTCCCGTCAGGTCTCGGTCGACCGCGGGGTCGCTGATGCGCAAGGCACCCTGATCGATCTCGAAGTCGCCCTGACCACGGCTCGCCAGGGGCTCAGCGAAGCCGACCGCTCGAAGATCAATATCGTCAATCGGCAGAACAGCGAAAACCAGGAACTGCTGAACCAGGTCAATCTGGCGATCGGCAGAGCGGCGATCGATATCCAGGTGGCCCAGCTTCTGGGCGAGCAGGCTGGCTACAGCGCGCAACTCGCCCAGATGAATACGGAAACGCCGGGTCTTGGCAGAGCGCAGAAGAACTACAGGATCGTGCGTCGCAACGAAGACGGGACTTATCGCAATATCGAGGCGGACGAGACGACCACCTTGCGGCCGCATGATGTCGTCGAAATCGGCATCGACACCGACCTTCAGACGCCGTCGCCTCCGCTGCAGCTGCAGTCCGCACCGCAGCAAAGCTCGACCGTCCCGCTGTCGAATGTGGCAGGCGATAATCAAGCGGCTGCCGGCTGGATATCCCAGACGGGATCGAATTAGGGGGCGGTTGTGAGCATCGACGACAGCTGGCGGCTTCCGCCTCAAGCATCGCGCCGAAAGGTGGAAGCCGGTCTTCGGCAAAACCGATGCCTCCGCCGCTCGCCGTCCGGATCGGGGTCTGAAGCATGTCGATAGAACCGATCGGTTTCATCGTTCTGCTGCTTGGCCTGCTCGGCATGGTCAACGGCGCGCGTTTTGCGGTCGCGACCCTTTGCCTGTCGACGCTGCTGGGGGCCGCAGCGGCTCTCCAATTGCCCGCGCTCGGCGGCAGCAGCATCCAGCCAAGCCATCTACTGGTACTTTTTCTCGTGGCCGCCGCCCTGTTACGCCCGGCTCAAACACAGGCCATGCTGACCAGTCTCGCCTATCCGGGTCCTGGTTTCTGGTTTGCCTGCTACATCCTGTTTTCCGTAGCATCCTCTTTCTTCTTGCCCCGCATCTTTGCGGGCGCGACCTTGGTCTACTCCTCTGCACGAGACGCCACGGGCATGATGTCGACGGTGGCCGCTCCCTTGTCGCCGGGTTCGTCCAATCTCAGCCAGTCCGTCTATCTGCTCGGCGATCTGGCCTGCTTTGCTGCGATCTCGGGGCTTACCAGGCTCGGATATGCCCGTTTCATCGCACTGCAGTTGATCGTGGCCTCGATCGCATGTTTTGCCCTGGCGTTGGTCGATATCGGAACGTTCCTGACCGACCAGTCCTACCTGCTCGATGTCATCAGAAATGCGAATTATACGATGCATACGGCCGAGACCATCAGCGGCTTCAAACGCATCGTCGGTCCGTTTCCCGAAGCAAGCACTTATGGCGCGGTCGCATTGACCTATTTTTCCTTCACGCTCATGCTTTGGCTGGAGCGCGTCCAAAGCCGCATGGCGGGACTTGCAACGCTTTTTATCGGCCCGACGATCGTCCTTTGCACCTCAACAACCGCCTATATCGCCGGCATCTTCGTTGTCTGCATGTTCGTGCTCTATTGCTTGAAACGACTGATCGGCGGCCCGGCCACGACCCCGCACGTGGCACTCCTGGTGATCACGCTGTTCTTGATTCCCTGCGCCATCGTCGCGCTCAGCCTTGTCCCCGATGCGTGGGATTCCATTGCCGGCCTGGTGAACACCACCTTGTCGGACAAGCTTCAATCGCAATCCGGCGAAGAGCGCACTGCCTGGAACACGCTGGCATTGATCGCATTCGTCGATACTGCCACCTTCGGCGCCGGGCTCGGCACGGTTCGAGCCTCGAGTTTCATCGCTGCATTGCTCTCCAATGTCGGATTGACCGGCACTCTTCTCTTCGCCGCCTTCCTGTACAGCCTCGTGAGAGCCTCCGGCCGGCATAGGTCAGGCAATCGGGAGATGCACGCGATCGGAAACGCGGCGGTGATGGCATCCATCGCCCAGGTCGCCTCGGCGGCGATATCGGGAAGCGGCACCGATCTCGGTTTGCTGTTCAGCACCACGGCCGGCCTGGCGGCCGGCTGCCTGGCGGCAACCAATACCTCGCCACGCCGCGCGACCCGATCGCTTGCCAACCGGACTCCACTGGGGACATCGACATCTCTGATGAGAGCGCCGATGTTTTCAACACGATGACGCCCGCTGTGGAGCTCCGCCATGGCGTAGCATGGCAATCTCATCAAGCCGTTGGCGTGCCGGCACGGGGCCGAAGCCAGCCGGCCACGCCGCATCTTTCAAGAATCTCCTGTAGAAACAAACTGGCGAACGAACGCCGTCCTGCAAGGCCATCCGCAGAAGGCTATGCGGCGGATTCCATGTCGATATTAGCCTTGCGGGCGCTCACGGGTGGTCGCGACGCTATCTGCAGCGGAATTGTTTTCCCGCAGCCTGGCACTGCGTCGCAAAAACCCCGAGAGGAACACGCCCGCCAGATAGCCGATTTCCATGAGCGAGAGAATGGCGACACCGAAGAGGATTGCCGCAATCACCGAAGACCCGTCGACGAAAGCCACACTGCCGAAGCCGATTGCGACGAGAAACGCAAAAATTGCGAAAGCCCAGGCGCGGATGGAAGCCCCGGCAGCGATCGAAATGACGGCTGCCACAAGTATGGTGATCAACATGACAATCCCCCTCCCCTCCGCATTCCACCAAACGTCCCGGCACCAATCGTCGTACCGCGAAACGATATGTCGAAACACAGCCTTATGACAGACAAGGCATTCCTCAATGAATACCTCAACAATGAAACACGCAAAAGCCGCCGTCAGCCAGATACCGATTCAGCACCATTGGACTGGATGTCGGCAATATATACTGAACAGGGCCTTCATATGACAGACCTGTCGGCTCAATTCACAACTGTTCCCTCGCCTCGCAAAGACAATGCCGATTCAATCGTATTGCGCACAATCGGAAGGGTGATGACATGAATAATCAGTGCGTCGTCTACGTCACGGATGTCGAATATTCATTTCCGACCATTCTCTCGGCGCTTCAGGCTCGCAAATTCGCAAGCCCCGTGACCGATGTCTGCGTCCTCATGTCGGAACATCTCGACAATTTCGAAGAGTTGAAAGCCCTGCTCGCAACGAGCAGGGTCATATTGATCGATGCGACTGAGGCGCTGCAGGACTCGCTCGGCAAGCTCGACAGTTCGCATTTCCAGGGGCGCATCAGCGTCAGCACGATGGCCAAGCTGGTCCTTTGCGAGATCCTGCCTGCCCATTATACCCAGATCATCTACCTCGATGGGGATACCCAGATCGTCAGCGATCTGGGTGCTTTCGAAAGTGCAACAGTGCCCGAAGGCAGGTTTTTCGCGGCACGCGATTACACGGCGATCCATGACTTCCTCGACACGGGAAAGGACAGCCACTATTTCAATGCAGGGGTCCTGAAATTCCATCGCAACGGCTGGATCGGACAGGAGGCGCTTGAGCTTTTTGCTAAAAATCCCGAGGCCTGCGAGGGCAAACATGATCAGGGCGCATTGAATTATGTCTGCGGTTCATCGCTCATCCTCGTATCGAACCGGTGGAACTTTCCCAAACAGTTCCTTCATCTGGTGACCATGTCCTCCTTGTCGATCGTCCATTATATGGCGCATCCGAAGCCATGGCACGGAACCTTCTTTCCATGGACCGATAAAGAAAGCCAAGTGTACGTCGACTTGCGCAAAGCACATCCGATTTACAACTCTCTGTATCGCGGAATAAGCTTCGACCGTAAGATGCTGTATAAATATCGATCGATACGGGCGCGCATCGAACACGCGATTGAGAAAAACGAATTCAATCCTCGGGTTCAGAGCCTGCTGGTTGGCGATTACGCTGTATGATGATGTATTGCTGGTCCGTCCTGAATGTTCGCGAAACTGAACTCAGCGTCGCCGGTCGAGCCGTGGACTTGCAGACGGAAGCGCAAGTATTCATCCATTCATTCCAGGAATGGATAATGTTCAGGACAGAATATGAGTTATAGCGCTTCCGCCGCCAGTATCTCGCATTATCTGAAAGCCCGCCTGCGCCGGTCGCTCAAGGCTCGGCAGGTTCGCTATGACCTGCTGCGCAGCGGGCTCGAGCAGGCGCGCCACGTCGTCATCTGCGTCATCCGCGACGAAGGGCACCGGCTGGCCTTCTTCCTGCAGTATTATCGTGATCTCGGCTTCGAGCACTTCATCTGCATCGATAACGGCTCGACCGACGGCACAGCCGAGTTGCTGTCCAGCTTCGACGACGTCTCCCTTCTTTCCGCTCATGGGTCCTACAAGGCGGCGAGATTCGGAAACGACTGGATCAACGAAGTTATCAACCGGCACTGCCGGGAGAAGTGGGTCCTGTACGTTGATGCAGATGAATTTCTGGTCTATCCCCATTGCGACACTCGGCCGATCGATCAATTGACCGCCTATATCGAATCCATGGGCGGCCACTCGCTCCGCTCGGTCATGATCGACATGTATAGCCCGCATCCCGTTCTCGAGAACATCTGCGAACCCGGTCGCAACCCGCTCGAGGTCTGCAATCTCTTCGACCGATCCGGCTATATCGCGCATTTCGACAAACGCAACCGGACAATATGGATCAAGGGTGGCGTTCGCGGGCGGGTCTACTTCCACGACCGGCTGTGGGACGGCCCCGCGCTCAACAAGATACCTCTCGTCTATGTGGCGGGTGAACGTCTGTTTCTCAAATCATCACACCAGGTCTGGCCGCTCTCGCTGAATTTGGGCGACATGCGAGGAGCGCTCGGCGTATCCGGCGCCCTTCTGCATTTCAAGTTTCTGTCGACCTTCGTGCACAAGGTTGCCGATGCGGCACACCGGTCCCAACATACGGAAGAATACACCGTATACTCCTCAGGCAAGGACATGGATGACTTCGTCCATGACGATACGGGGACCTACAGAAGCTGGAAGGACCTGTCCGATCACGGGCTCATACAGGGTGAAGGCTGGAAATACTGGAGGAATGCCTCCGAGACCGAAGTCTAATGCAAGTCGTCCAAAAATGCGCAGCGGTTTTGGGACGACGCGCATGAAGACAAGAGCCAACACGTCAACCCGAGCTTTCAACCTGCATCATCTCACTATCGACTCCCCATCAAACACAAAGCCCGCCGGCGGCGGGTTCTGTTGAGGCTTCTGCCGTTCCGTTTTATTTTATCGAGGCGCCGCCTCAAACGAGAGACGTCACACCCTCGGCATAAGCCTCAAGCGCCTTGCGATTGAGAATGCGGATTTTGCCCTGTGTCCCGTCGACCACTTTGTTCTCGCGCAAACGCCGCAGGCATTGGTTGACCTTCTCACGCGACGCCGGCAGCGTTGCGGCTAGATCATTTTGGGAGATGATCAACTCATCGCCACTATTCTCCGCATCCATTCTGTACAGGGCGGAAAGACGCAGCAGCGTCCGGGCCACTCTCTGCCTTAGACTCGATCCGGCATTGGCAATGATCCGCAGTTCGAGTTCGGAAACACGCGCCAGCGCCTTTGACAGGATCTTCACCTGAAATTGCGGATCGTTCGCACACAAGTCCCGCAGTAATCGACCGTCGAAGTAATGGAGTTCGCAGTCCGAGGAGGCCCGATATTCCAGGTTGAGAGACTGCTTGCGCAGCACTTCCAATTCGCCGATCAAGCCACCTTTAGGAATGATTTCGACGATGAACTCTCGTCCATCGGCAAGCGGGGTGCTTGCACTCACCATTCCGCGCTGCACGCGGGCGAACATGTCGATGAGGACACCGGCGCTGGCAATAAGCTCACCGCGACGAAACTTGCGAACACTCGAGCGGCAAAACGGGAACTCGTGATCCAAATCCCCCCGATCACCGTAAACAATACCTACAGTTCCGAAAGTAATCGCTTCGCCTATTCGCGCCGCGTCTCCTCTAGTTCTGTCGTCTCTGATGCTAATCACCCCATCCATAAGTGCAACTCCACGCAGACTAATTGGCTTACTAGCTCGAGAGACATTCGTAATAATTTGAATTAGAAAGTCAAACAGTAATAAAATAAAAATATCGTGTTGAAACTATACATAATAATGACGGATCCTCACATTTATATATCATAAAATTCATATTGAATTCTGTCTTAAGCAACGCTTTGAAGCTGTAGGACGATTTTTATACGATTTATGACAATTGCCAATCCGCAGAATATGTTAACTATCATAATAATAATGTCATTTATTAAAATAAAGATAAATAATATTTTTGCTACATCGCCAAAAGCGAAGGTAATATTTAATATATTCACAGGAATTTCTTCAGAGAATAAAGAATTTATTCACGATTATGACCTCGGTCACAGACATAGAACTTGCAATAAAACAAGCTTTGGCTGTGATTTCTGGGGTTTGTCTAACGGAGACGCGGATGGCGGGAAAAAATCAGGGCATAAACCCGATCAAACCTTGGCGGGATTTCGCCAGGGCACGACGGGAAAGGCGTCCATTCAATTCGTTACAATCCCATACGATCAGCAGAATTCTGAAGCGCGCGTTGGACCTCATCATTGCAGCAGGGCTCTTAGTCCTTTTGTCGCCGCTCCTTGTATCGGTAGCAGCCATCACAACGCTAAGTGATTGGGGGCCAATTTTCAATTCCCATCGCCGGATCGGTTATAAGGGAAAAGAGTTTGGTTGCCTCAAGTTTCGTACGATAACAGTCGATGCAACGGCCAACGCGCCTGTCACAGTCGTCGGCG
Protein-coding sequences here:
- a CDS encoding glycosyltransferase family 8 protein, which gives rise to MNNQCVVYVTDVEYSFPTILSALQARKFASPVTDVCVLMSEHLDNFEELKALLATSRVILIDATEALQDSLGKLDSSHFQGRISVSTMAKLVLCEILPAHYTQIIYLDGDTQIVSDLGAFESATVPEGRFFAARDYTAIHDFLDTGKDSHYFNAGVLKFHRNGWIGQEALELFAKNPEACEGKHDQGALNYVCGSSLILVSNRWNFPKQFLHLVTMSSLSIVHYMAHPKPWHGTFFPWTDKESQVYVDLRKAHPIYNSLYRGISFDRKMLYKYRSIRARIEHAIEKNEFNPRVQSLLVGDYAV
- a CDS encoding polysaccharide biosynthesis/export family protein, translating into MQRTSLSDRLISAALALLVSSCVTGWSVAHAENYTLVPEDQVRLRVVEWRSSDARYASWEALGGTYTVDDTGNLAIPIAGQVQAIGKTTEQVSDAIATALSEKAELPGKPFIAVEIAQHAPIFVTGTVQTPGRYAFEADMTVMKAVSIAGGFLREREENTVFERDRIQAAGAYRTAILNRRDLLMRQARLRAEIAGEQSFEIPAELAGTPDVDKLKAQELNLMRLRRVDIESQIEAASDLSRLYGQQVQSLEAKINSQKRQIDLAQKELDNVNSLVSKGLVSNSRQVSVDRGVADAQGTLIDLEVALTTARQGLSEADRSKINIVNRQNSENQELLNQVNLAIGRAAIDIQVAQLLGEQAGYSAQLAQMNTETPGLGRAQKNYRIVRRNEDGTYRNIEADETTTLRPHDVVEIGIDTDLQTPSPPLQLQSAPQQSSTVPLSNVAGDNQAAAGWISQTGSN
- a CDS encoding glycosyltransferase family 2 protein; amino-acid sequence: MSYSASAASISHYLKARLRRSLKARQVRYDLLRSGLEQARHVVICVIRDEGHRLAFFLQYYRDLGFEHFICIDNGSTDGTAELLSSFDDVSLLSAHGSYKAARFGNDWINEVINRHCREKWVLYVDADEFLVYPHCDTRPIDQLTAYIESMGGHSLRSVMIDMYSPHPVLENICEPGRNPLEVCNLFDRSGYIAHFDKRNRTIWIKGGVRGRVYFHDRLWDGPALNKIPLVYVAGERLFLKSSHQVWPLSLNLGDMRGALGVSGALLHFKFLSTFVHKVADAAHRSQHTEEYTVYSSGKDMDDFVHDDTGTYRSWKDLSDHGLIQGEGWKYWRNASETEV
- a CDS encoding sugar transferase, which translates into the protein MAGKNQGINPIKPWRDFARARRERRPFNSLQSHTISRILKRALDLIIAAGLLVLLSPLLVSVAAITTLSDWGPIFNSHRRIGYKGKEFGCLKFRTITVDATANAPVTVVGDILKRSSLDKLPQLINVLLGQMSLVGPRPITKEELSHYGEHAYAYMAVRPGLTGHWQTSGRNDVSYRNRISLDVEYLSKWTLALDFVIVAKTLSALLSRHALLPRVDS
- a CDS encoding Crp/Fnr family transcriptional regulator; this translates as MDGVISIRDDRTRGDAARIGEAITFGTVGIVYGDRGDLDHEFPFCRSSVRKFRRGELIASAGVLIDMFARVQRGMVSASTPLADGREFIVEIIPKGGLIGELEVLRKQSLNLEYRASSDCELHYFDGRLLRDLCANDPQFQVKILSKALARVSELELRIIANAGSSLRQRVARTLLRLSALYRMDAENSGDELIISQNDLAATLPASREKVNQCLRRLRENKVVDGTQGKIRILNRKALEAYAEGVTSLV